The genomic stretch TACTTTGCGGTCGTGGCAAGAGGTGATAATTTGCCAGAGTTTCGAAGCGGCCAGTTCCATCTCGTCGATCGACAGACCGAGGTCCGCGTCAAACATCGATTTGATGATGTCGATCACATCGTCAAGCGAAGTCGGAAAGTTGGCGACAAACTCGGTCAGCGGCAAATCATACCGAGCCAGTCCCATGCGCGGGGCGTGGACGAGGTTGTCAAAGACCGTTTTTTCTTTGCCGTTTCGGTCGATATAAGGGATGCGCTGCATCGTATCGGTCACATGTTTGTAGAATCCAGGGAAAAAACGGAACCCATGCTCGCCGGGAAGGTCTTTTCTGCCCTCTTTACCCGACCCGTACACCGGGATGCTGCGCGCTTTTCCACCAGCAATGTGTTTGTATTCATAGACGACAACATCAAATCCGCGCTGGATCAGTTCATGCGCGGCCGTCATCCCGGCGACTCCGCCGCCAAAGATCACAACTTTTTTATTGGTCGAACTCTTCTGATTCATAAAGTGGAATGATCTCCCTTCATTAGTTCTTCTTGGAGAAGAAACCTAATAACCCCACTCTATTTATATCATCAAACGGCTAGATGCTAAATAATAAATTTGTCAGGTTAAGTGGATTTTTGTAGAAAGTAGTCATCACGACAGAAAAAAGCTCCCCGCAAGGAGGAGCTGAAGCGACTAGTCGGAACCGTTGAGGTACGTTTGGATGTCGGCGTGGGTAAACGCTTTCCCGACCGCAGTGCCTGGGTTGAGCACAATTTTGACGTCTGGCGTTGCCGATGCGAAAATGTTGGTGGCTCGGAGAAGGATACAGGTGGGCTCTGCGTCAAACAGACTGCGCAGGTGGTCAGAAGCTGAGAAGACAGGAAGAACCGTCTCGCCGCCGACCTCAAAATGTGTGAGGTAGATCGTCGAATTGTCACTTGGGCAGACGGTGCCGTCTTCCTCGA from Tumebacillus algifaecis encodes the following:
- a CDS encoding SseB family protein, which translates into the protein MDESHEHVVVPLDQALLQAQQDPKLEPHFYRQLFQSNLYVLGHIESARIEEDGTVCPSDNSTIYLTHFEVGGETVLPVFSASDHLRSLFDAEPTCILLRATNIFASATPDVKIVLNPGTAVGKAFTHADIQTYLNGSD